The following proteins are co-located in the Bradyrhizobium sp. AZCC 2176 genome:
- a CDS encoding flavin monoamine oxidase family protein, with amino-acid sequence MSSLPSSVDVAIIGAGAAGLGAANALKNSGLSALVLEARDRVGGRAHTIMASPDVTFDVGCGWLHSADQNSFVKIAEQLNFEINKSLPPWRERAYGKAFPQDDRDDFIRALDAFYDRAEKAAIEAEQSGRDVPASLFLEPGNRWNPMIDAISTYINGCELDQVSILDMDAYEDTDLNWRIRRGYGALIAAYGATCPLALNCKVTLIDHSAKRVRIETSQGTLTADRVIVTAPTNLIADETIRFHPPLPAKVDAARGLPLGLADKVTLALDEPEALPKEGNLRAATMRTAMGTYHLRPFGQPCIEGFFGGRYARSLEDAGDGALAAASIDEIVSILGNDFRRKLKPLAESRWAHDPFARGSYSYALPGHAGDREVLAAPVDGRLFFAGEATSPEFFSTAHGARDSGERAAGEVTAATNSR; translated from the coding sequence ATGTCCTCCCTCCCCTCCTCAGTCGATGTCGCCATTATCGGCGCCGGCGCCGCGGGCCTCGGCGCGGCGAACGCGCTGAAGAATTCCGGTCTTTCCGCCCTCGTGCTGGAAGCGCGCGACCGCGTCGGCGGCCGGGCGCACACCATCATGGCCTCGCCTGACGTCACGTTCGACGTCGGCTGCGGCTGGCTGCATTCGGCGGACCAAAACTCCTTCGTCAAAATCGCCGAGCAATTGAATTTCGAAATCAACAAGTCGCTGCCGCCCTGGCGCGAGCGCGCTTATGGCAAGGCGTTTCCGCAAGACGACCGCGACGACTTTATCCGCGCGCTCGATGCGTTCTACGATCGCGCCGAGAAGGCTGCGATCGAGGCCGAGCAGAGCGGCCGCGATGTTCCCGCCAGCCTGTTTCTCGAACCCGGCAATCGCTGGAACCCGATGATCGATGCCATCTCGACCTATATCAATGGCTGTGAGCTCGATCAGGTCTCCATCCTCGACATGGACGCCTATGAGGATACCGACCTCAACTGGCGCATCCGACGCGGCTACGGTGCATTAATTGCCGCCTATGGCGCGACCTGCCCGCTCGCGCTCAATTGCAAGGTGACGCTGATCGATCATTCGGCAAAGCGCGTCCGCATCGAGACCTCGCAGGGCACGCTGACGGCCGACAGGGTCATCGTCACCGCGCCAACCAATTTGATCGCCGACGAGACGATCCGCTTTCATCCACCCTTGCCGGCAAAAGTCGACGCCGCCCGCGGCTTGCCGCTCGGCCTCGCCGACAAGGTGACGCTGGCGCTCGACGAACCGGAGGCGCTGCCGAAGGAAGGCAATCTGCGCGCCGCCACCATGCGCACCGCAATGGGTACCTATCATCTGCGCCCGTTCGGTCAGCCGTGCATCGAAGGTTTCTTCGGCGGACGCTATGCGCGATCGCTGGAAGATGCGGGCGACGGCGCGCTGGCAGCAGCAAGCATCGACGAGATCGTCTCAATCCTCGGCAACGATTTTCGCCGCAAGCTGAAGCCGCTTGCGGAATCGCGCTGGGCCCACGACCCCTTCGCGCGCGGTTCGTACTCGTACGCGCTACCGGGTCACGCGGGGGACCGCGAAGTGCTCGCCGCGCCGGTCGATGGACGACTGTTCTTTGCGGGAGAAGCGACCTCACCGGAATTTTTCTCGACCGCGCATGGCGCAAGGGACAGCGGAGAGCGGGCGGCGGGAGAGGTGACGGCTGCGACCAACTCAAGATAG
- a CDS encoding response regulator, with protein sequence MDRASHNGMPSDVLVVEDDPIIALDFEDTILGFGVKAVRVAPNVAKALELIGDRPPEFALLDVSLIREKSFAVAERLEALKIPFAFVTGYDADARLPAAFACKPRLPKPYSTDALQALLKDGGIGP encoded by the coding sequence ATGGACCGCGCCTCCCATAACGGCATGCCCAGCGACGTGCTGGTCGTCGAAGACGATCCCATCATCGCGCTCGACTTCGAAGACACGATTCTGGGTTTTGGCGTGAAGGCGGTGCGGGTCGCCCCGAACGTGGCCAAGGCACTCGAGTTGATCGGCGACCGGCCGCCGGAATTCGCGCTGCTCGATGTCAGCCTCATCCGCGAGAAGAGTTTTGCCGTCGCCGAACGGCTCGAAGCGCTGAAAATTCCCTTTGCTTTCGTCACCGGCTATGACGCCGACGCCAGGCTGCCGGCGGCATTCGCGTGTAAGCCGCGGTTGCCCAAGCCCTATTCGACCGATGCGCTGCAGGCGCTGCTGAAGGACGGCGGCATCGGGCCTTGA
- a CDS encoding SDR family oxidoreductase has protein sequence MNAGNRKVLVLGASGLIGRFVTDDLRARGFSVVGVARRLSGSQKSGPLDLELPVMSMEAAQLARLLRDHRIDVAVNCLGVLQDGPGSDTAAVHRDFVARLLQAIRDSDRAIRLVHISIPGTTETDRTAFSTTKREAERLIAESGVAFAILRPGFVVALAAYGGSAMVRSLAAFPLDLPAAERAAPFQPVAMEDIAATIAWLAARDPGEANAVTWDLMQEQPVTLGDVIDQFREVFGTGRWWRIVMPRFLLDLGARLGDLTSLLGWMPPMRTTAIAELRRGVSGDPAGWMAATGIVPKRIEQTAGKRPATIQDKWFARLFPIKALMIASLVLFWVVSGFIALVISYNAAAGILRSHGFPPALVGPITVGTSLMDMSIGALIAFRRTAAFGLIAGIVVSLGYMLGAAILTPDLWIEPLGALVKTCPAIVLMLVALLTLDNR, from the coding sequence ATGAACGCCGGTAACCGAAAAGTCCTCGTGCTTGGCGCCTCCGGTCTGATCGGCCGCTTTGTTACCGACGATCTGCGCGCCCGGGGATTTTCCGTGGTGGGCGTTGCCCGAAGATTGTCGGGCTCACAGAAGAGCGGCCCGCTCGATCTCGAATTGCCGGTGATGTCGATGGAAGCAGCCCAACTGGCGCGGCTGCTGCGCGATCACCGCATCGATGTCGCCGTCAATTGCCTCGGCGTGCTGCAGGACGGCCCCGGCAGCGACACCGCCGCTGTGCATCGCGATTTCGTTGCGCGGTTGTTGCAGGCGATCCGCGACAGCGACCGTGCGATCCGGCTGGTGCATATCTCGATTCCCGGCACGACCGAAACCGACCGAACCGCCTTCAGCACCACCAAACGCGAGGCCGAGCGGCTGATCGCGGAATCCGGCGTCGCGTTTGCGATCCTGCGGCCGGGCTTCGTGGTGGCGCTTGCGGCCTATGGCGGCAGCGCCATGGTGCGCTCGCTGGCGGCGTTTCCGCTCGATCTCCCGGCCGCCGAGCGAGCCGCGCCATTCCAGCCGGTCGCCATGGAGGACATTGCCGCGACCATCGCCTGGCTTGCGGCGCGCGATCCCGGTGAGGCGAACGCCGTGACGTGGGACCTGATGCAGGAGCAGCCGGTCACGCTCGGTGACGTGATCGATCAGTTCCGCGAGGTATTCGGCACCGGCAGATGGTGGCGTATCGTCATGCCGAGGTTCCTGCTCGATCTCGGCGCCAGGCTCGGCGACCTCACGAGCCTGCTCGGCTGGATGCCGCCGATGCGAACCACCGCGATCGCGGAGCTGCGCCGCGGTGTCAGCGGCGACCCCGCCGGCTGGATGGCCGCCACCGGCATCGTGCCGAAGCGCATCGAACAGACCGCCGGAAAACGCCCGGCGACCATTCAGGACAAATGGTTCGCCCGGCTGTTTCCGATCAAGGCCCTGATGATCGCAAGCCTCGTGCTGTTCTGGGTCGTCTCGGGCTTCATTGCGCTGGTGATTTCCTACAACGCAGCCGCAGGAATCCTGCGCAGCCACGGCTTCCCGCCGGCGCTCGTCGGTCCCATCACCGTCGGCACCAGCCTGATGGACATGAGCATCGGCGCGCTGATCGCGTTCCGCCGCACCGCGGCATTCGGCCTGATCGCTGGTATCGTTGTATCGCTGGGCTATATGCTCGGCGCCGCGATCCTGACGCCGGACCTCTGGATCGAGCCGCTCGGCGCCCTGGTGAAGACCTGCCCCGCCATCGTGCTGATGCTCGTGGCGTTGCTGACCCTGGACAACCGATGA
- a CDS encoding DUF2269 family protein, whose protein sequence is MTLYFLAKYLHVLGAIVILGTGSGIAFFMLMAHRSQDVAFIARTAKTVVIADMLFTLTAVLLQPASGGVLMWLSSTAVSEPWLMASLGLYAVAGLFWVPVVFIQIEMRDLARKAAEQNQELPPRYFALFHRWFLFGIPGFGSVMAILWLMIAKPL, encoded by the coding sequence ATGACGCTGTATTTCCTCGCCAAATACCTGCATGTGCTCGGCGCGATCGTCATTCTCGGCACCGGCTCCGGTATTGCGTTCTTCATGCTGATGGCCCATCGCAGCCAGGACGTGGCCTTCATCGCGCGCACGGCCAAAACCGTCGTCATCGCCGACATGCTGTTCACGCTGACGGCGGTGCTGCTGCAGCCGGCGAGCGGCGGCGTGCTGATGTGGCTGTCGTCGACCGCGGTGAGCGAACCCTGGCTGATGGCTTCGCTCGGGCTCTATGCGGTCGCAGGGCTGTTCTGGGTACCGGTCGTCTTTATCCAGATCGAAATGCGCGATCTCGCACGCAAGGCGGCCGAGCAAAACCAGGAGTTGCCACCGCGCTATTTCGCACTTTTCCACCGCTGGTTTTTATTCGGGATTCCCGGTTTCGGCTCTGTCATGGCTATTCTCTGGCTGATGATCGCCAAACCGCTTTAG
- a CDS encoding alkaline phosphatase D family protein, with the protein MTFRIVRSSLRAISRRRFLSTAGTGAIGIMAMPYLSRAADRPIVTSGVQSGDVGVDGGVVWARADRPSQMLVEVATSDSFANARVLPPIAALPESDFTAKMLLENLPAGQEIFYRIRFRDLAHTGIESEPVVGRFRTAPSDRRDVSFVWGGDVVGQGWGINPDDGGMFTFATMRKHRPDFLLHSGDTIYADGPLKDEVTLPGGKIWKNVTIPEKSKVAETLDEFRAAHRYNFMDEHLRAFNAEVPVFVQWDDHEVVNNWSLSKELPASYKERNITLLAARSARAFHEMYPMRESITEPGRVYRTLNYGPHLDVFMLDERSYRGANGPNQETAYGPESFFLGPAQLAWLKRGLLNSRATWKVIASDMPLGIIVYDDARNKKGSEAVAQGDGPPRGRELEIADLLRFIKTSGVVNTVWLTADVHYAAAHYYNPDKAQFQEFDPFWEFVSGPLHAGTFGPNDLDNTFGPEVKFIKAPGPGNQNLPPSAGMQFFGHVRIDGASGQMTVTLRDRADVALWSTTLDPKPV; encoded by the coding sequence ATGACGTTCAGGATTGTTCGCAGCAGTCTCCGCGCAATTTCCCGCCGACGTTTCCTTTCCACCGCGGGTACTGGCGCCATCGGCATCATGGCAATGCCTTATCTCAGCCGTGCCGCCGACCGGCCGATCGTGACATCGGGCGTGCAATCCGGCGATGTCGGCGTTGACGGCGGCGTGGTGTGGGCGCGCGCCGACCGTCCGTCGCAAATGCTGGTCGAGGTTGCCACGTCGGACTCATTTGCCAACGCGAGGGTGCTGCCGCCGATTGCGGCGCTGCCCGAAAGCGACTTCACCGCGAAAATGCTGCTGGAGAACCTGCCTGCCGGGCAGGAGATCTTCTACCGTATCCGGTTTCGCGACCTCGCGCATACCGGCATCGAGAGCGAGCCGGTGGTCGGGCGGTTTCGCACCGCCCCCAGCGATCGGCGCGACGTCAGTTTCGTCTGGGGCGGCGACGTGGTGGGACAGGGCTGGGGCATCAACCCTGACGATGGCGGCATGTTCACCTTCGCCACCATGCGCAAACATCGCCCGGATTTCCTGCTGCACTCCGGCGACACCATCTATGCCGACGGCCCGCTCAAGGACGAGGTGACGCTTCCCGGCGGCAAGATCTGGAAAAACGTGACGATCCCGGAAAAGTCGAAGGTCGCCGAAACGCTCGACGAATTCCGCGCCGCGCACAGGTACAATTTCATGGACGAGCATTTGCGCGCGTTCAACGCCGAGGTGCCGGTCTTCGTGCAGTGGGACGACCACGAGGTCGTCAACAACTGGTCGCTGTCGAAGGAATTGCCCGCGTCCTACAAGGAACGCAACATCACCCTCCTCGCGGCCCGTTCGGCGCGCGCGTTCCACGAAATGTATCCGATGCGCGAGAGCATCACGGAGCCGGGACGCGTCTATCGTACGCTGAATTACGGGCCGCATCTCGACGTGTTCATGCTGGACGAGCGCAGCTATCGCGGCGCCAATGGTCCGAACCAGGAGACGGCCTACGGGCCGGAAAGCTTCTTTCTCGGACCTGCGCAACTTGCCTGGCTGAAACGGGGGCTGCTGAATTCGCGCGCCACCTGGAAGGTGATCGCGTCCGACATGCCGCTCGGCATCATCGTCTATGACGATGCCCGCAACAAGAAGGGCTCGGAGGCCGTTGCGCAGGGCGACGGGCCGCCGCGCGGCCGCGAGCTGGAGATCGCCGACCTGCTGCGCTTCATCAAGACATCGGGCGTCGTCAACACGGTGTGGCTGACGGCGGATGTGCACTACGCGGCGGCGCACTACTACAACCCCGACAAGGCGCAGTTTCAGGAGTTCGACCCGTTCTGGGAGTTCGTTTCCGGTCCGCTGCACGCCGGCACGTTCGGTCCGAACGACCTCGACAATACGTTCGGTCCGGAAGTGAAGTTCATCAAAGCGCCTGGACCTGGCAATCAAAACCTGCCGCCATCGGCCGGGATGCAGTTCTTCGGCCATGTCAGGATCGACGGCGCCAGCGGGCAGATGACGGTAACCTTGCGCGACCGCGCCGACGTTGCGCTGTGGTCGACAACGCTTGATCCCAAACCGGTGTAG
- a CDS encoding TAXI family TRAP transporter solute-binding subunit, protein MSDGPLSSEKPALPSPRSAKRRLTFVTLAGVLAIVGALAAGYYFAMRPVTLRIAVGPANSDDLKVVQNLTQAFNNQRNSLVRLRPVQTDGAVASANLLGEGKADLAIIRGDLDVPKNAQAVATLRKNVAVLWVPTAAKTKGKKASPAITKIGQLTGRRIGVVGRTQANVNLLRVILRQYGVDPAKVEIVQFPANEAAEAIRNQKADAYLAAGPVNSKITADAIAASARDGGTPKFLAIDSAEAIAQNHPAYEASEIPAGTFGSAPSRPEEEIKTISFSHHIVARRGIAESTVAIFTRQLFAIRQTLKNEFPLAAKIETPDTDKDATIPVHPGAAAFVDGEEKTFLDRYSDYIWWGLMALSAMGSAGAWSAGYLKKDERNVNTSQRDRLLDMLTAARQCDSMEELDQMQSEADAILRDTLLCYEHGTIEEGTLTAFNIAIEQFHNAVADRKALLMSMPQNLQRASAQFRAASNA, encoded by the coding sequence ATGAGCGACGGTCCCCTCTCTTCGGAAAAGCCGGCCCTACCCTCGCCCCGCTCCGCGAAACGACGGCTGACATTCGTCACGCTGGCCGGCGTGCTGGCGATCGTCGGCGCGCTGGCCGCCGGCTACTACTTTGCGATGCGGCCGGTGACACTGCGGATCGCCGTCGGCCCCGCCAACAGCGACGACCTCAAGGTTGTCCAGAACCTGACGCAGGCCTTCAACAACCAGCGAAACAGTCTGGTCCGGCTGCGTCCGGTGCAGACCGATGGCGCGGTTGCGAGCGCCAATCTGCTCGGCGAAGGCAAGGCCGATCTCGCCATCATCCGGGGCGACCTCGATGTGCCGAAGAATGCGCAGGCCGTGGCGACGCTACGCAAGAATGTTGCGGTACTGTGGGTGCCGACGGCGGCCAAGACCAAGGGAAAGAAGGCCTCCCCCGCGATCACGAAAATCGGCCAGCTCACTGGGCGCCGCATCGGCGTCGTCGGACGTACCCAGGCCAATGTCAATTTACTCCGGGTGATCCTGCGGCAATACGGCGTCGATCCGGCAAAGGTCGAGATCGTCCAGTTCCCCGCCAACGAGGCGGCCGAGGCCATTCGTAACCAGAAGGCCGACGCCTATCTCGCCGCCGGCCCGGTCAACAGCAAAATCACGGCGGATGCGATCGCGGCATCTGCGCGCGACGGCGGCACGCCGAAATTCCTCGCGATCGACTCGGCCGAGGCGATTGCGCAGAACCATCCCGCCTATGAGGCCTCCGAGATCCCGGCGGGCACGTTTGGCAGCGCGCCGAGCCGGCCCGAGGAAGAGATCAAGACGATCAGCTTCTCGCATCACATCGTGGCGCGCAGGGGCATTGCGGAATCGACCGTCGCCATCTTTACGCGGCAGTTGTTTGCAATCCGCCAGACGCTGAAGAACGAATTTCCGCTGGCCGCCAAGATCGAGACGCCCGATACCGACAAGGACGCCACGATCCCCGTTCATCCCGGCGCCGCCGCCTTTGTCGACGGCGAAGAAAAGACCTTCCTCGACCGCTACAGCGATTACATCTGGTGGGGATTGATGGCGTTATCGGCGATGGGCTCCGCCGGCGCCTGGTCCGCCGGCTACCTCAAGAAGGACGAGCGCAATGTCAACACGTCGCAGCGCGACCGGCTGCTCGACATGCTGACCGCCGCCCGTCAATGCGACTCGATGGAAGAGCTCGACCAGATGCAGTCGGAAGCGGACGCCATTCTGCGCGACACGTTGTTATGCTACGAGCACGGGACGATCGAGGAAGGCACGTTGACCGCCTTCAACATCGCGATCGAGCAGTTCCACAACGCGGTGGCCGACCGCAAGGCGCTGTTGATGAGCATGCCGCAAAACCTGCAACGGGCGAGCGCGCAGTTTCGTGCAGCCAGCAACGCCTGA
- a CDS encoding thiol-disulfide oxidoreductase DCC family protein: MTNWPDDDVILYDGVCVFCSRWVRFVARRDVERKFRFTAIQSPYGARLAQAFGIDPDDPDTNAVVHGGVAWFKSDAALTVLSALPGWGWVRGLFAVPKPLRDAVYSLVARNRYRIFGKYDECFVPDADVRARVME; the protein is encoded by the coding sequence GTGACCAATTGGCCCGACGATGACGTGATCCTCTATGACGGCGTCTGCGTCTTCTGCTCGCGCTGGGTCCGCTTCGTCGCCAGGCGCGACGTCGAGCGGAAATTCCGCTTCACGGCGATCCAGTCGCCTTACGGCGCCCGGCTGGCGCAGGCGTTCGGTATCGATCCCGATGATCCCGATACCAACGCTGTGGTCCATGGCGGGGTGGCGTGGTTCAAGTCGGACGCCGCGCTGACGGTGTTGAGTGCGCTGCCGGGATGGGGATGGGTGCGTGGATTGTTTGCCGTGCCGAAGCCGCTGCGCGACGCTGTCTACAGCCTCGTCGCGCGCAATCGCTATCGGATTTTCGGGAAGTATGACGAGTGCTTTGTGCCGGATGCCGACGTGCGAGCGCGGGTGATGGAGTAG
- the typA gene encoding translational GTPase TypA codes for MNLRNVAIIAHVDHGKTTLVDRLLQQSGTYRENQKVTERAMDSNDLERERGITILAKAASVQWKDTRINIVDTPGHADFGGEVERILNMVDGALVLVDAAEGPLPQTKFVVSKALKVGLKPIVVINKVDRPDARPTEVINEVFDLFAALDASEEQLDFPILYGSAKQGWMADSPDGSHDAGMQPLFDLIVRHVAPPSVEEGPFRMIGTILEANPYLGRIITGRITSGAIKPNQQVKVLGADGKTIEQGRITKILAFRGIERTPLDEAEAGDIVAIAGLTKGTVADTFCDPSVETPLVAQPIDPPTVSMSFIVNNSPLAGTEGDKVTSRMIRDRLLREAEGNVALRVVEASDKDSMEVSGRGELQLAILIETMRREGFELSVSRPRVVLQKDEATGQWQEPIEEVVIDVDEEHSGVVVQKMSERKAEMMEMRPSGGNRLRLVFYAPTRGLIGYQGELLTDTRGTAIMNRLFHGYAPYKGDIQGRRNGVLISNDQGEAVAYAMFKLEDRGPMMIEPGWKVYKGMIVGEHTRDNDLEINVLKGKQLTNIRTTSKDEAVRLTPPIRMTLEKALAYIEDDELVEVTPKSIRLRKKFLDANDRKRAEKAKEAVA; via the coding sequence ATGAACCTTCGTAACGTCGCCATCATCGCCCACGTCGACCACGGCAAGACCACGCTGGTTGATCGCCTGCTGCAGCAATCCGGCACCTATCGCGAGAACCAGAAGGTGACCGAGCGCGCGATGGACTCCAACGATCTGGAGCGCGAGCGCGGCATCACCATTCTGGCCAAGGCCGCCTCGGTGCAATGGAAGGACACCCGCATCAACATCGTCGACACCCCTGGCCACGCCGATTTCGGCGGCGAGGTCGAGCGCATCCTGAACATGGTGGATGGCGCGCTGGTGCTGGTCGACGCGGCCGAAGGTCCGCTGCCGCAGACCAAATTCGTGGTCTCCAAGGCGCTCAAGGTCGGGCTGAAGCCGATCGTGGTCATCAACAAGGTCGACCGTCCCGACGCACGCCCGACCGAAGTCATCAACGAAGTGTTCGACCTGTTCGCGGCGCTCGACGCCAGCGAGGAGCAGCTCGATTTCCCGATTCTGTACGGGTCGGCGAAGCAGGGCTGGATGGCCGACAGCCCGGACGGCTCCCACGACGCCGGCATGCAGCCGCTGTTCGACCTGATCGTGCGCCATGTCGCGCCGCCGAGCGTCGAGGAAGGCCCGTTCCGGATGATCGGCACCATCCTCGAAGCCAACCCCTATCTCGGCCGCATCATCACCGGCCGCATCACCTCGGGCGCCATCAAGCCGAACCAGCAGGTCAAGGTTCTCGGCGCCGACGGCAAGACCATCGAGCAGGGCCGTATCACGAAAATTCTCGCCTTCCGCGGCATCGAGCGCACACCGCTGGATGAGGCCGAAGCCGGCGACATCGTTGCGATTGCGGGTCTCACCAAGGGCACCGTCGCCGACACCTTCTGCGATCCCTCGGTCGAAACGCCGCTGGTCGCGCAGCCGATCGATCCGCCGACCGTGTCGATGTCGTTTATCGTCAACAACTCGCCGCTCGCCGGCACCGAAGGCGACAAGGTGACCTCGCGCATGATCCGCGACCGCCTGCTGCGCGAGGCCGAAGGCAACGTCGCGCTGCGCGTGGTGGAAGCCTCCGACAAGGATTCCATGGAGGTATCGGGCCGCGGCGAATTGCAGCTCGCGATCCTGATCGAGACAATGCGCCGCGAGGGGTTTGAACTTTCCGTGTCGCGTCCGCGCGTTGTGCTGCAGAAGGACGAAGCCACCGGTCAGTGGCAGGAGCCGATCGAAGAAGTCGTGATCGACGTAGACGAGGAGCATTCCGGCGTCGTCGTGCAGAAGATGAGCGAGCGCAAGGCCGAGATGATGGAGATGCGCCCGTCCGGCGGTAACCGCCTGCGGCTGGTGTTCTACGCACCGACCCGCGGCCTGATCGGCTACCAGGGCGAATTGCTCACCGACACCCGCGGCACCGCGATCATGAACCGCCTGTTCCACGGTTACGCGCCCTACAAGGGCGACATCCAGGGCCGCCGCAACGGCGTGCTGATCTCCAACGATCAGGGCGAAGCGGTGGCCTATGCCATGTTCAAGCTGGAAGACCGCGGCCCGATGATGATCGAGCCCGGCTGGAAGGTCTACAAGGGCATGATCGTCGGCGAGCACACCCGCGACAACGACCTCGAGATCAACGTGCTCAAGGGCAAGCAGCTCACCAACATCCGCACCACCTCCAAGGACGAAGCGGTGCGCCTGACGCCGCCGATCCGGATGACGCTGGAAAAGGCGCTGGCCTATATTGAGGACGACGAACTGGTCGAAGTGACCCCGAAGTCGATCCGCCTGCGCAAGAAGTTTCTGGACGCCAACGACCGCAAGCGCGCGGAAAAGGCCAAGGAAGCGGTGGCGTAA